From a region of the Methanobrevibacter thaueri genome:
- a CDS encoding zincin-like metallopeptidase domain-containing protein: MAKITVKELRKEQMALCDSLILDTDKMDEIMRKHTQKLIDGEFHNYSINNILLADAQLYRRTGETTELLAPYKRWGKVSRNVRRHEKALYILAPIFFDKEREDGTLERKMWFKKVPVFDLSQTEGEKFEPNYVKYDGDITFADVVARCVIPVIESNKQLTRGYTDGKKIWVSQYIPDAQKICVLFHEMAHYKLHFDSDRNELTSATKELEAEAISYMISAAIGIQNDESAAYIRSWAGNNSHELIKNKGSKLIRVAQEIIDDLDLCGLLEG; encoded by the coding sequence ATGGCAAAAATAACTGTTAAAGAACTTAGAAAAGAACAAATGGCACTCTGTGATTCATTAATTTTGGACACTGACAAGATGGATGAAATCATGAGAAAACATACTCAAAAACTGATTGATGGAGAATTCCACAATTACAGCATCAATAATATCTTATTGGCAGATGCACAGCTTTACAGAAGAACTGGTGAGACCACTGAATTGCTTGCACCATACAAACGTTGGGGTAAAGTTTCTAGAAACGTACGCCGTCATGAAAAAGCTTTATATATCTTAGCACCTATCTTTTTCGACAAAGAACGAGAGGACGGAACTCTAGAAAGAAAAATGTGGTTCAAAAAAGTCCCTGTTTTTGATTTAAGCCAAACTGAAGGTGAAAAATTTGAACCAAATTATGTAAAGTATGATGGTGACATTACCTTTGCAGATGTAGTTGCTAGATGTGTCATTCCAGTAATTGAATCCAACAAACAATTGACTCGTGGTTATACTGATGGAAAGAAAATCTGGGTTAGTCAGTACATTCCAGACGCTCAGAAGATCTGTGTTCTGTTCCATGAGATGGCCCATTACAAATTGCACTTTGATTCCGACAGGAATGAACTAACAAGTGCTACAAAGGAACTTGAAGCTGAAGCGATATCCTATATGATTTCGGCTGCCATTGGTATTCAGAATGATGAGTCTGCTGCATACATCAGGTCTTGGGCAGGTAACAACAGTCACGAGCTCATCAAGAATAAGGGCTCTAAATTGATTCGAGTTGCTCAGGAAATCATAGATGATCTTGACCTATGTGGTTTACTTGAAGGATGA
- a CDS encoding HIRAN domain-containing protein: protein MEKIYQVKCVGLSFNHPQSDVKAGEQVVLKADMDNKFDKDAVAVYNLDHEIVGHVANSERTLSPNNRRNGNISASELKGEIDFTDKEFYAEVMRAYSSCLYLEVHENKFKYLNSDEISVPEISEVAALKSEIDALKVLVSNLQDELDSLKVFVTVGGEDSSPSTTSNGRVLYSVVGLSHFDGQDHLGYDLSIAEEPIFEGAKGTALYLKSGDYRVGVFPSNKKKQYCLDNDIPYYDSKVLKGRSFDGTVMIEKIVYGEYAVVSV, encoded by the coding sequence ATGGAAAAAATCTATCAAGTCAAATGTGTTGGATTAAGCTTTAATCATCCACAAAGTGACGTTAAAGCTGGTGAACAAGTAGTGTTGAAAGCAGATATGGATAACAAGTTTGATAAAGATGCGGTTGCTGTCTACAATTTAGATCATGAAATTGTCGGCCATGTAGCTAACTCTGAAAGAACTTTAAGCCCGAATAATAGGAGGAATGGTAACATCAGTGCTTCTGAGCTCAAAGGTGAAATTGATTTCACTGATAAAGAATTCTATGCAGAAGTTATGAGAGCTTATTCAAGTTGTCTGTACTTGGAAGTTCATGAAAATAAGTTTAAGTATTTAAACTCCGATGAAATATCAGTTCCTGAAATTAGTGAAGTTGCAGCTTTAAAATCAGAGATTGATGCTCTTAAGGTATTGGTTTCAAATTTGCAAGATGAACTGGATAGTTTAAAAGTGTTTGTAACTGTTGGTGGGGAAGATTCTTCTCCATCTACAACTTCTAATGGTAGAGTTCTTTATTCTGTGGTAGGATTAAGCCACTTTGATGGTCAAGATCACTTAGGTTATGATTTATCAATTGCTGAGGAGCCTATTTTTGAGGGTGCGAAAGGTACAGCTTTGTATCTTAAATCTGGAGACTACAGGGTTGGTGTTTTTCCATCAAATAAAAAGAAGCAGTACTGTTTGGATAATGACATTCCATACTATGACAGCAAAGTCCTTAAAGGTAGGTCTTTTGATGGCACTGTAATGATTGAAAAGATTGTCTATGGAGAGTATGCTGTTGTATCTGTCTAA